A genomic segment from Gemmatimonadaceae bacterium encodes:
- a CDS encoding mechanosensitive ion channel family protein: MPQLLDRLDRQFLGNPLDAWLTAATIALAAWLFLYLLKVVVGRRLAALAARTATELDDVASDLLGRTRAYFVLALAVRAGAPALSLPAAAREALSDLTAIAVLLQLGVWGNGIIAFWLRKWSRSRSGDEQSTSATLKAIGVLARGLLWSVVALLALKNVWDFDITALITGLGVGGIAVALAVQNILGDVFAALSIVLDKPFDVGDTIAVDTAVGTVENIGLKTTRVRSVNGEQIIFSNADLLKARVRNLKRMEQRRIVFNIGITYDTPPDLVERVPSMIEAIIEAAPSARFDRAHFARFMDSSLEFEVVYFMTTSDYLAYMNTQQVVNLALLREFEAAGIQFAFPTRTVIHVSADGSAVPGLSQAGGEAAAG; encoded by the coding sequence ATGCCACAATTGCTGGATCGACTCGATCGCCAGTTCCTTGGCAACCCGCTCGACGCCTGGCTCACCGCGGCGACGATCGCGCTCGCGGCCTGGCTCTTCCTCTACCTCCTCAAGGTTGTGGTGGGGCGCCGGCTCGCCGCCCTCGCCGCTCGCACGGCGACCGAACTCGACGACGTCGCCTCCGACCTCCTGGGGCGCACGCGCGCCTACTTCGTCCTGGCGCTGGCCGTGCGCGCAGGCGCCCCCGCGCTCTCGCTCCCCGCCGCCGCCCGCGAGGCGCTGAGTGACCTTACCGCCATCGCCGTCCTCCTGCAGTTGGGCGTTTGGGGAAACGGCATCATCGCCTTCTGGCTGCGCAAGTGGTCGCGCTCCCGCTCGGGTGACGAGCAGTCCACCTCGGCCACACTCAAGGCCATCGGCGTCCTGGCCCGCGGCCTCCTGTGGTCGGTCGTCGCGCTCCTCGCGCTCAAGAACGTCTGGGACTTCGACATCACCGCGCTCATTACCGGGCTCGGCGTGGGAGGCATCGCCGTCGCGCTCGCGGTGCAGAACATCCTCGGCGACGTCTTCGCCGCGCTCTCCATTGTCCTCGACAAGCCCTTCGATGTAGGCGACACGATCGCCGTCGACACCGCGGTGGGGACCGTCGAGAACATCGGCCTCAAGACGACGCGGGTCCGCTCGGTCAACGGCGAGCAGATCATCTTCTCCAATGCCGACCTGCTCAAGGCGCGCGTGCGCAACCTCAAGCGCATGGAGCAGCGCCGCATCGTGTTCAACATCGGGATCACCTACGACACGCCCCCTGACCTCGTGGAGCGTGTCCCGTCGATGATCGAGGCGATTATCGAGGCGGCACCGTCAGCGCGCTTCGACCGCGCGCACTTTGCCCGCTTCATGGACTCGTCGCTCGAGTTCGAGGTGGTCTACTTCATGACCACGAGCGACTACCTCGCCTACATGAACACGCAGCAGGTGGTGAACCTCGCACTGCTGCGCGAGTTCGAGGCGGCGGGGATCCAGTTCGCCTTCCCCACACGGACGGTCATCCACGTGTCGGCCGACGGTTCGGCGGTCCCCGGGCTTTCGCAGGCCGGCGGCGAGGCCGCGGCCGGGTGA
- a CDS encoding PepSY domain-containing protein: MNPQFWRRWHRWIAFPASLFLLWASLTGVVVAGTEFFGEDEALRERTRDLVSPVTTDSPPNAWSDAVQKALTTVAAQGGHAPIDKIELQFKGDAPTVTVFTGKPGGGEDRKFVVNATSGALVSAEAYADKPFVYRLHSGEAFGDGGLVFAMGWGLALAALTVSGFLVFWRMRRRDATGIRKYFF; this comes from the coding sequence ATGAATCCGCAGTTCTGGCGCCGCTGGCATCGCTGGATCGCCTTCCCCGCCTCGCTCTTCCTCCTCTGGGCGTCACTCACCGGCGTGGTCGTGGCCGGAACCGAGTTCTTTGGCGAGGACGAGGCGCTGCGCGAGCGCACGCGTGACCTCGTGAGCCCGGTGACCACCGACTCGCCGCCTAACGCGTGGAGCGACGCCGTGCAGAAGGCGCTCACGACCGTCGCCGCGCAGGGTGGCCACGCCCCCATCGACAAGATCGAGCTGCAGTTCAAGGGCGACGCCCCCACCGTCACCGTCTTCACCGGGAAGCCAGGGGGCGGCGAGGACCGGAAGTTCGTCGTCAACGCGACGAGCGGCGCCTTGGTGTCGGCCGAGGCGTACGCCGACAAGCCGTTCGTCTATCGCCTGCACTCCGGCGAGGCATTCGGCGACGGCGGGCTGGTCTTCGCGATGGGGTGGGGGCTGGCGCTGGCGGCGCTCACGGTGAGCGGCTTCCTCGTCTTCTGGCGCATGCGCCGCCGCGACGCCACGGGGATCAGGAAGTACTTCTTCTAG
- a CDS encoding TonB-dependent receptor gives MHSSRSPGVLRARTWLVAIAAVLTPALAAAQGTGAVAGTVTDRSTGLPISGARVQVVGEATLGANTDASGRYSFRGVPVGQRTVRVTRIGYRPEAQAAAIAENDTARVNFVLSASAVELQQVVVTGTGGAVEKRQVGASIGEVDVSKLAEQIAIPDVGRMLSSKVSGLRATTVGGGVGSGQDIRIRGTASFSLSQRPVVYVDGVRVDGRATEWFGGGACCSFGGGASTDRLGDINPNDIDRVEVLKGAAAATLYGSEATNGVIQIFTKRGRGTEQRTQWNLGLGTGYQELRHNLPTTTFPRFKGPDGTQALDANETMIEKGPYNGIDLSAQGGTQRSTYYTSTQISKEVGSIQPNDQLKGSLRLNLTFVPSDKWTVETRSTYARDRINEIQAGNNWTALLGNAINGNPRTASATRQYGEAWVPVKDIKTMKTQSDVDRWTGGLTLSNSIRPNLTHRFIVGIDAVNDHKSRFFPYAGAFGPAGVTNGQANLGIRNYKTYTVDYLAQWQQKLPWGIESNLSAGGQGFWDIESLLQSVGNSFPGPGVSSISSAATTQAAENYTKTVNLGFLAQDRFSIKDQLFMTVGIRIDGNSAFGKNYGYKKYPKFDVSYDMSKGGYLPKWITAARVRAAYGQAGKMPGPFDSFTSYASTPVFTSSSGIVPLNPGNADLRPEKSTETEFGFEVGLLNDRLGIEASRYSQTTNDAIVPKLNPPSGGFTTAKSVNIGEIQNKGWEASVNYVVVQTAKFDWTTGVRADGVKNEITDLGGVNLGNNNFRLGYPIGGVWDRKPTGFSVKTTGTDPTLGDCTKLSYGCPTTTRSDTVVYFGPGLPTSNFSWTNSLRWRQFTLYGLLSVERGAWFGNGDRAYRIRQGGSDEYLGALDASGNRTFKADSIAQWASILNYVDKRDNVRLRELSLAWNVPTSLSGRFGMGQTSFTLSGQNVWWWDDCNCVDPNMNWAGASSFTFNSGFLMQPAPRVFRLQLRTRF, from the coding sequence ATGCACAGTTCTCGTTCTCCTGGCGTGCTGCGCGCCCGCACATGGCTTGTTGCCATCGCAGCAGTACTCACCCCTGCCCTCGCCGCTGCCCAAGGAACCGGCGCCGTGGCGGGGACCGTCACCGATCGCTCCACGGGGCTCCCCATTTCGGGGGCGCGCGTGCAGGTAGTTGGTGAAGCGACGCTTGGCGCCAACACCGATGCGTCGGGACGCTACTCGTTCCGCGGCGTCCCCGTGGGGCAGCGCACGGTGCGCGTGACGCGCATCGGCTATCGCCCCGAGGCGCAGGCGGCTGCAATCGCCGAGAACGACACGGCGCGCGTGAACTTCGTGCTGTCGGCGTCGGCCGTCGAACTGCAGCAGGTCGTCGTGACGGGGACGGGCGGTGCGGTGGAGAAGCGCCAGGTGGGGGCGTCGATTGGTGAGGTCGACGTCTCGAAGCTCGCCGAGCAGATCGCGATTCCCGACGTGGGACGCATGCTCTCGTCCAAGGTGTCCGGGCTCCGCGCCACGACGGTTGGCGGCGGCGTGGGGAGCGGACAGGACATCCGCATTCGCGGCACGGCGTCGTTCTCGCTCAGCCAGCGCCCCGTCGTGTACGTGGACGGCGTGCGCGTGGACGGGCGTGCGACGGAGTGGTTTGGCGGCGGCGCCTGCTGCTCGTTTGGCGGGGGCGCCTCGACCGATCGTCTGGGAGACATCAATCCCAACGACATCGATCGCGTCGAAGTGCTCAAGGGCGCGGCGGCCGCCACGCTCTACGGCTCCGAAGCGACCAACGGCGTCATCCAGATCTTCACCAAGCGTGGGCGCGGCACCGAGCAGCGGACGCAGTGGAATCTGGGGCTGGGCACTGGCTACCAGGAGCTGCGCCACAACCTGCCGACGACGACGTTCCCGCGCTTCAAGGGACCGGATGGGACGCAGGCGCTGGACGCGAACGAGACGATGATCGAGAAGGGGCCGTACAACGGCATCGACCTCAGCGCGCAGGGCGGGACGCAGCGTTCGACGTACTACACCTCGACGCAGATCTCGAAGGAAGTGGGGTCGATCCAGCCGAACGACCAGCTCAAGGGGTCGCTCCGCCTCAACCTGACCTTCGTGCCGAGCGACAAGTGGACCGTCGAGACGCGCTCGACGTACGCCCGCGACCGCATCAACGAGATTCAGGCGGGGAACAACTGGACCGCCTTGTTAGGCAACGCCATCAACGGCAACCCGCGCACGGCATCGGCCACGCGCCAGTATGGCGAAGCATGGGTACCGGTGAAGGACATCAAGACGATGAAGACGCAGTCCGACGTTGATCGCTGGACTGGCGGGCTCACGCTCAGCAACTCCATCCGCCCCAACCTGACGCATCGCTTCATCGTCGGCATCGACGCGGTGAACGATCACAAGAGCCGCTTCTTCCCGTATGCCGGCGCCTTTGGCCCGGCGGGAGTGACCAACGGCCAGGCCAACCTGGGAATCCGCAACTACAAGACGTACACGGTGGACTACCTCGCCCAGTGGCAGCAGAAGCTGCCGTGGGGGATCGAGTCGAACCTGTCGGCCGGCGGCCAGGGCTTCTGGGACATCGAGAGCCTGCTGCAGTCGGTTGGCAACTCGTTCCCGGGCCCCGGGGTGAGCTCCATCTCGTCGGCCGCCACGACGCAGGCGGCGGAGAACTACACCAAGACCGTCAACCTGGGCTTCCTGGCGCAGGATCGCTTCTCGATCAAGGACCAGTTGTTCATGACCGTCGGCATCCGCATCGACGGCAACAGCGCGTTCGGCAAGAACTACGGCTACAAGAAGTACCCCAAGTTCGACGTCTCGTATGACATGTCCAAGGGCGGCTACCTGCCCAAGTGGATTACCGCGGCGCGCGTGCGCGCGGCGTATGGCCAGGCCGGCAAGATGCCGGGGCCGTTCGACTCGTTCACGTCGTATGCGTCCACGCCGGTCTTCACGTCGAGCTCGGGCATCGTCCCGCTCAACCCGGGGAATGCAGACCTGCGCCCGGAGAAGTCGACCGAGACCGAGTTCGGCTTCGAGGTCGGGTTGCTCAACGATCGTCTCGGCATCGAGGCGTCGCGCTACAGCCAGACGACGAACGACGCCATCGTGCCGAAGCTCAACCCGCCCTCGGGTGGCTTCACCACGGCCAAGAGCGTGAACATCGGCGAGATCCAGAACAAGGGGTGGGAAGCGTCGGTGAACTACGTGGTCGTGCAGACCGCGAAGTTCGACTGGACCACCGGCGTCCGCGCCGACGGCGTCAAGAACGAGATCACCGACCTGGGTGGCGTGAACCTGGGGAACAACAACTTCCGCCTGGGCTACCCGATTGGCGGCGTGTGGGATCGCAAGCCGACGGGCTTCTCGGTCAAGACGACGGGGACCGACCCGACGTTAGGCGATTGCACCAAGCTCTCCTACGGCTGCCCGACGACGACGCGTTCGGACACCGTGGTGTACTTCGGCCCGGGGCTCCCGACGAGCAACTTCTCGTGGACCAACAGCCTGCGCTGGCGCCAGTTCACGCTGTACGGGCTGCTGTCGGTGGAGCGTGGCGCCTGGTTCGGCAACGGCGACCGTGCGTACCGCATTCGCCAGGGCGGGTCGGACGAATACCTGGGCGCGCTCGACGCGAGCGGCAACCGCACGTTCAAGGCGGACTCCATCGCGCAGTGGGCGTCGATCCTGAACTACGTCGACAAGCGTGACAACGTGCGCCTGCGCGAGCTGTCGCTGGCGTGGAACGTGCCGACCTCGCTCTCCGGGCGCTTCGGCATGGGGCAGACGTCGTTCACGCTGTCGGGGCAGAACGTGTGGTGGTGGGACGATTGCAACTGCGTCGACCCGAACATGAACTGGGCGGGCGCCAGCTCGTTCACGTTCAACAGCGGCTTCCTCATGCAGCCGGCGCCGCGCGTGTTCCGGTTGCAGCTGCGGACTCGCTTCTAG
- a CDS encoding OsmC family peroxiredoxin translates to MPTRHASATWEGGLRGGKGTFAGESGTIGGKFDFVKRFGDEQGSNPEELLAAAEAACFSMALSGKLEANGTPAQKIETNAACTVEKVGDAFAVTTMALTVRVAAAGIDNDTFQALAAATKDSCPISKAIKGNVNITLDAKLA, encoded by the coding sequence ATGCCAACTCGTCATGCATCGGCGACCTGGGAAGGCGGCCTTCGCGGTGGCAAGGGGACCTTCGCCGGCGAATCGGGGACCATCGGTGGGAAGTTCGACTTCGTGAAGCGTTTCGGCGACGAGCAAGGGTCCAACCCCGAGGAGTTGCTCGCCGCCGCCGAGGCCGCGTGCTTCAGCATGGCACTGAGCGGAAAGCTCGAGGCCAACGGAACGCCGGCGCAGAAGATCGAGACCAACGCCGCCTGTACCGTCGAGAAGGTCGGCGATGCCTTCGCCGTCACCACGATGGCGCTCACCGTGCGCGTGGCTGCGGCCGGGATCGACAACGACACGTTCCAGGCCCTCGCCGCCGCCACCAAGGACAGCTGTCCGATCTCCAAGGCCATCAAGGGGAACGTCAACATCACGCTCGACGCGAAGCTCGCCTGA
- a CDS encoding TonB-dependent receptor, translated as MPVAAQQARPARRDSTASDSALTRLAPMTITARGRGTSTLQVPLAITVVGQEKLRQVRGYGLDEALSAVPGVLAQSRYGNSDVRIVIRGFGARGAGDRSNAGTSRGIRVLLDGFPETEPDGRTSFDDIDLGIAERIEVVRSNASSLWGNAAGGVVAVSTAPTFEQQAMEVEGALGSYGYNRTILRTGTRVGDGRIFGSFANTNFDGYRANSGSRRSLLNLGFTSTPGGATDVSVFAVATNNAFNIPGPLTRALAEATPDAANATYLARRERRYNRLGRLGAAVTHRLGENNDLGGMVYVNPKYLQRSERGTFRDFTRYHTGANVSFQNRATLSPTVKQRFVAGSDVAYQDGAILFYGLTAQGTRATDLRDNKREGAANFGAYVTEELDLGEQWTASIGARYDKIHYIARSFITPKLDDERSFARVTPKLGLTWRRSAMHTFYANVGGGVEAPAGNETDPASTFGQDTISGINPLLDPIRSTTFEVGTKQIVAQGTGFFRELSYDIAAYQTNVTNEIVPYRGGRFYFTAGEARRRGLELGVSARAAGGFLLETGLTFANNTYQKYEVDSVHYNKALAGHIADYSGNKIVGIPDVFGSVTLGLSPAAWQGFAVRVGAQGFGKYYADDANVVTVPGYAILNATFSLDRPVSLGGGVGVRGFLAINNLGDRSYLASAFLNPDVVNNVPVAFEPGLRRNVVVSFALVRTR; from the coding sequence ATGCCCGTTGCCGCGCAGCAGGCCAGGCCGGCCAGGCGCGACTCCACCGCTTCCGATAGCGCCCTCACGCGACTTGCGCCGATGACGATCACGGCGCGCGGCCGAGGGACGTCGACGCTCCAGGTCCCGCTCGCGATCACGGTTGTGGGCCAGGAGAAGCTGCGCCAGGTGCGCGGCTACGGGCTGGATGAGGCGCTGTCTGCCGTGCCCGGGGTGCTCGCGCAATCGCGCTACGGCAACTCCGACGTGCGCATCGTGATCCGCGGTTTTGGCGCGCGCGGGGCGGGCGATCGTTCCAACGCGGGCACCTCGCGCGGCATCCGCGTCCTGCTCGACGGTTTTCCCGAGACGGAGCCCGATGGGCGCACCTCGTTCGACGATATCGACCTCGGCATCGCCGAACGCATCGAGGTGGTGCGCTCCAACGCCTCGTCGCTGTGGGGGAATGCAGCTGGCGGAGTGGTCGCGGTCTCGACGGCCCCAACCTTCGAGCAGCAGGCCATGGAGGTGGAGGGGGCGCTGGGGTCGTACGGCTACAACCGGACCATTCTGCGCACGGGGACGCGTGTCGGCGACGGGCGCATCTTCGGATCGTTTGCCAACACGAACTTCGATGGCTACCGGGCGAATAGCGGGAGCCGTCGTTCGCTTCTCAATCTGGGCTTCACGTCCACACCGGGCGGCGCGACCGACGTGAGCGTCTTCGCGGTGGCGACCAACAACGCGTTCAACATCCCCGGCCCGCTGACGCGGGCACTGGCCGAGGCGACACCGGACGCGGCCAACGCGACCTACCTGGCGCGCCGCGAGCGCCGCTACAATCGTTTAGGGCGACTGGGGGCAGCGGTGACGCATCGTCTGGGAGAGAACAACGACCTGGGTGGGATGGTCTACGTGAACCCCAAGTACCTGCAGCGTTCGGAGCGCGGGACCTTCCGCGACTTCACGCGCTACCACACCGGGGCCAACGTCTCCTTCCAGAATCGTGCGACGCTCTCGCCAACGGTGAAGCAGCGCTTCGTGGCGGGGAGCGACGTGGCGTACCAGGACGGCGCGATCCTCTTCTACGGCCTCACCGCGCAGGGGACGCGAGCCACCGACCTGCGCGACAACAAGCGTGAGGGCGCGGCCAACTTTGGCGCCTACGTCACCGAGGAACTCGACCTGGGTGAGCAGTGGACCGCCTCCATCGGCGCGCGGTACGACAAGATCCACTACATCGCGCGCTCGTTCATCACCCCCAAGCTCGACGATGAGCGCAGCTTTGCCCGCGTGACGCCGAAGCTCGGGCTCACCTGGCGTCGCTCGGCCATGCACACGTTCTATGCGAACGTGGGCGGCGGCGTCGAGGCGCCGGCCGGGAACGAAACCGACCCCGCCTCGACCTTCGGGCAGGACACCATCTCGGGAATCAATCCGCTGCTCGACCCCATTCGCTCGACCACGTTCGAGGTGGGGACCAAGCAGATCGTGGCGCAGGGGACCGGCTTCTTCCGCGAGTTGTCGTACGACATTGCCGCGTACCAGACGAACGTGACGAACGAGATTGTCCCGTACCGCGGTGGCCGCTTCTACTTCACGGCGGGCGAGGCGCGGCGGCGCGGACTGGAACTGGGCGTGAGTGCGCGTGCAGCTGGCGGCTTCCTGCTCGAGACCGGGCTCACCTTCGCCAACAACACGTACCAGAAGTACGAGGTGGACTCGGTCCACTACAACAAGGCGCTGGCCGGGCACATTGCCGACTACTCGGGGAACAAGATCGTCGGCATCCCCGACGTGTTCGGCTCGGTGACGCTGGGGCTGTCGCCCGCGGCGTGGCAGGGGTTCGCGGTGCGCGTCGGGGCGCAGGGCTTCGGGAAGTACTATGCGGATGACGCCAACGTGGTCACCGTTCCGGGGTATGCGATCCTCAATGCGACCTTCTCGCTCGACCGCCCCGTCTCGCTCGGTGGCGGTGTGGGGGTGCGCGGCTTCCTGGCCATCAACAACCTGGGCGACCGTTCGTACCTTGCCTCGGCGTTCCTCAACCCCGACGTGGTGAACAACGTCCCGGTGGCCTTCGAGCCGGGGTTGCGACGCAACGTCGTGGTGTCGTTCGCGCTGGTGCGCACGCGCTAG
- a CDS encoding CDGSH iron-sulfur domain-containing protein, with product MPPFTIRVRENASLFIAPEDAAQLKLLDHTGNEIPIPPGKGVSLCRCGASRRKPFCDASHKQIAWDGTLNPTGPVATAPPAPSASTPAPSSPVTPAAPTPPTATDPPSAS from the coding sequence ATGCCCCCCTTCACGATCCGGGTCCGCGAGAACGCCTCGCTGTTCATAGCCCCTGAAGACGCGGCCCAGCTCAAGCTGCTCGACCACACCGGAAACGAGATTCCGATTCCCCCTGGCAAGGGGGTCTCCCTGTGTCGCTGCGGCGCCTCCAGGCGAAAGCCATTCTGCGACGCCTCGCACAAGCAGATCGCGTGGGACGGGACGCTGAACCCGACCGGTCCCGTCGCCACCGCGCCGCCCGCGCCGTCGGCCTCCACGCCCGCGCCGTCTTCGCCCGTCACGCCCGCGGCGCCCACGCCTCCAACCGCGACGGACCCGCCATCCGCCTCATGA
- a CDS encoding SufE family protein has protein sequence MTSPSPAVPPRLEQVLRRFASLGREEKMAALVSYARKLEPLPERFAALPDDGYTVPECQTPLRLFSEVDDGRLHFFADINARQSPTVAAFLAIVLGAVNGEPPATTLAIPPDFVRTVMASIGLGTREVGLEAIIARLKRHARDARDAGTTA, from the coding sequence ATGACGTCACCATCGCCGGCCGTGCCGCCGCGGCTCGAACAGGTCCTGCGCCGCTTCGCGTCGCTCGGGCGTGAGGAGAAGATGGCGGCGTTGGTCTCGTACGCGCGCAAGCTGGAGCCGCTCCCGGAACGCTTCGCCGCGCTCCCCGACGACGGATATACCGTGCCCGAGTGCCAGACGCCGCTTCGCCTCTTCTCCGAGGTGGACGATGGCAGGCTTCATTTCTTCGCCGACATCAACGCCCGCCAGTCGCCGACGGTCGCCGCCTTCCTGGCCATCGTCCTTGGCGCCGTGAACGGCGAGCCTCCGGCCACGACGCTGGCCATCCCGCCCGACTTCGTGCGCACGGTGATGGCGAGCATCGGGCTGGGGACGCGCGAGGTGGGGCTGGAGGCGATCATCGCCCGCCTCAAGCGCCACGCGCGCGACGCTCGCGACGCGGGCACCACTGCCTAA
- a CDS encoding PepSY domain-containing protein, with the protein MPNVRVLSRKLHRWGAVAVAIPFLVVIASGLLLQLKKQWGWVQPTEHRGSGAVPSVEFPRILEIARAVPQAGITGWGDIDRVDVRPGKGIMKITSNSRWEIQVDSESGAVLHSAYRRSDLLESLHDGSWFHEQAKVWIFFPSGVVVFALWLTGLYLWLLPYLTRRKRSTLAAGGGGASVAGRGAAGGGAAGGGAAAVGATRRSTS; encoded by the coding sequence ATTCCCAACGTTCGCGTCCTGTCGCGCAAGCTGCACCGCTGGGGCGCCGTGGCGGTCGCGATCCCGTTCCTCGTCGTCATCGCCTCCGGGCTCCTGTTGCAGCTGAAGAAGCAATGGGGCTGGGTGCAGCCGACGGAGCACAGGGGGAGTGGGGCGGTGCCGAGCGTGGAGTTCCCGCGCATCCTGGAAATTGCGCGAGCCGTGCCGCAGGCCGGGATCACGGGGTGGGGCGACATTGACCGCGTCGACGTGCGCCCCGGGAAGGGGATCATGAAGATCACCAGCAACTCGCGCTGGGAGATCCAGGTCGACTCGGAGAGCGGCGCCGTGCTGCACAGCGCCTACCGGCGCTCCGACCTGCTCGAGTCGCTGCACGACGGGTCGTGGTTCCACGAGCAGGCCAAGGTGTGGATCTTCTTCCCGTCGGGCGTTGTCGTCTTCGCGTTGTGGCTGACGGGGCTCTACCTGTGGCTGCTCCCCTACCTCACGCGCCGCAAGCGCTCGACGCTCGCCGCCGGCGGGGGCGGGGCGAGCGTCGCGGGTCGTGGCGCGGCCGGAGGCGGCGCGGCCGGAGGCGGCGCGGCCGCGGTGGGCGCGACTAGAAGAAGTACTTCCTGA